From one Calditerricola satsumensis genomic stretch:
- the thiC gene encoding phosphomethylpyrimidine synthase ThiC, whose protein sequence is MSTRKLNLSIASYANFFPNSRKVYVQGSRPDIRVPMREITLSPTKGLGGEEENPPLRVYDTSGPYTDPSYTVDLEKGLPKLRRNWILERGDVEEIVGHKGRRVLRAKAGCAVTQMAYAKRGIITPEMEFVALREGMDPEFVRQEVARGRAIIPANINHPETEPMIIGRNFHVKINANIGNSAVASSIEEEVEKMTWAILWGADTVMDLSTGKNIYETREWILRNSPVPIGTVPIYEALEKVGGKPEELTWEVYRDTLIEQAEQGVDYFTIHAGVRLAYIPLTAHRVTGIVSRGGSIIAAWCLAHHEENFLYTHFEEICEICRAYDVAISLGDGLRPGSIADANDAAQFAELETLGELTKIAWEHDVQVMIEGPGHVPMHKIKENVDLQMKICHEAPFYTLGPIVTDIAPGYDHITSAIGAAMIGWYGTAMLCYVTPKEHLGLPNKDDVKEGVIAYKIAAHAADVAKGHPRAQQRDDALSKARFEFRWRDQFNLSLDPIRAQEYHDETLPAEGAKTAHFCSMCGPKFCSMRITHDLRAYAREKGLDEQAAIAEGLKEKAAEFRARGGAIYQRT, encoded by the coding sequence ATGTCCACACGCAAGCTGAACCTCTCCATCGCCTCCTACGCAAACTTCTTCCCAAACAGCCGAAAGGTGTACGTGCAGGGCTCGCGCCCCGACATCCGCGTGCCGATGCGCGAAATCACCCTCAGCCCCACAAAAGGGCTGGGCGGCGAGGAGGAGAACCCGCCCCTGCGCGTCTACGACACGAGCGGGCCGTACACCGACCCCAGCTACACCGTCGACCTGGAAAAGGGCCTGCCCAAGCTGCGGCGCAACTGGATCCTTGAGCGCGGCGACGTGGAGGAGATCGTCGGCCACAAGGGGCGGCGCGTCCTCCGCGCCAAAGCCGGATGCGCGGTCACGCAGATGGCCTACGCCAAGCGCGGCATCATCACGCCGGAGATGGAGTTCGTCGCACTGCGCGAGGGGATGGACCCGGAATTCGTGCGCCAGGAGGTGGCCCGCGGCCGAGCGATCATTCCGGCGAACATCAACCACCCGGAGACGGAGCCGATGATCATCGGGCGGAACTTCCACGTCAAGATCAACGCCAACATCGGCAACTCCGCCGTCGCCTCGTCGATCGAAGAAGAGGTCGAAAAGATGACGTGGGCCATCCTGTGGGGCGCCGACACGGTGATGGACCTGTCGACGGGGAAGAACATCTATGAAACGCGGGAGTGGATCCTGCGCAATTCCCCCGTCCCCATCGGCACCGTGCCCATCTACGAGGCCCTCGAGAAGGTGGGCGGCAAGCCGGAGGAGCTGACGTGGGAGGTCTACCGCGACACGCTCATCGAGCAAGCCGAACAGGGCGTCGACTACTTTACCATTCACGCCGGCGTGCGCCTGGCCTACATCCCGCTTACGGCCCATCGCGTCACGGGCATCGTCTCCCGCGGCGGGTCGATCATCGCCGCCTGGTGCCTGGCCCATCACGAGGAAAACTTCCTGTACACGCACTTTGAGGAAATCTGCGAGATCTGCCGCGCCTACGACGTGGCCATCTCCCTCGGCGACGGCCTGCGCCCCGGCTCCATCGCCGACGCCAACGACGCGGCCCAGTTCGCCGAGCTCGAGACCCTCGGCGAGCTGACGAAGATCGCCTGGGAACACGACGTGCAGGTGATGATCGAAGGGCCGGGCCACGTGCCGATGCACAAGATCAAGGAGAACGTCGACCTGCAGATGAAGATCTGCCACGAGGCCCCCTTCTACACCCTGGGCCCCATCGTCACCGACATCGCCCCCGGCTACGACCACATCACCTCGGCCATCGGCGCAGCGATGATCGGCTGGTACGGCACGGCCATGCTCTGCTACGTCACGCCGAAGGAGCACCTCGGCCTGCCGAACAAGGACGACGTGAAGGAAGGCGTCATCGCCTACAAGATTGCCGCCCACGCCGCCGACGTGGCCAAGGGCCATCCGCGGGCCCAGCAGCGCGACGACGCCCTCTCCAAGGCGCGCTTCGAGTTCCGCTGGCGCGACCAGTTCAACCTCTCCCTCGACCCGATCCGGGCGCAAGAATACCACGACGAGACGCTGCCGGCCGAAGGGGCGAAGACGGCCCACTTCTGCTCGATGTGCGGGCCGAAATTCTGCAGCATGCGCATCACCCACGACCTGCGCGCCTACGCCCGGGAGAAGGGCCTCGACGAGCAGGCGGCCATCGCCGAGGGGCTGAAGGAAAAGGCGGCCGAGTTTCGCGCCCGCGGCGGAGCGATCTACCAACGAACCTAA
- a CDS encoding SPFH domain-containing protein, with amino-acid sequence MREKPLSAVNGFVGLAIILALIGLGAGVLGTTGNGVGIVLMALGLLLASGIVMVQPNEAKAVVFFGRYLGTIRENGLHLTYPLTTRKRVSLRIRNFTSAKLKVNDVEGNPIEIAAVIAFRVVDSAKALFDVDEYERFVEIQSEAAIRNIASRYPYDLFDQEGISLRSHTEEVAAELKADLQERLAVAGVEVLEARLTHLAYAAEIAGAMLQRQQAKAIVAAREKIVEGAVGMVQMALEKLEREGIIALDEEKKATMVNNLMVAIVAERPAQPVIHTGTIY; translated from the coding sequence ATGCGGGAAAAACCCTTGTCCGCCGTCAACGGCTTTGTGGGGCTGGCCATCATCCTGGCGCTTATTGGCCTCGGCGCCGGGGTCCTCGGCACCACGGGGAATGGGGTGGGCATCGTCCTGATGGCGCTCGGCCTTCTTTTGGCCAGCGGCATCGTCATGGTGCAGCCCAACGAGGCCAAGGCCGTCGTTTTCTTTGGCCGCTACCTCGGCACCATCCGTGAAAACGGCCTCCACCTTACCTACCCGCTCACCACCCGCAAGCGCGTCTCGCTGCGCATCCGCAACTTCACGAGCGCCAAGCTGAAGGTCAACGACGTGGAAGGCAACCCCATCGAGATCGCCGCCGTTATCGCCTTCCGCGTGGTCGATTCGGCCAAAGCCCTCTTTGATGTAGACGAATACGAGCGGTTCGTCGAAATCCAGAGTGAAGCGGCCATCCGCAACATCGCCAGCCGGTATCCCTACGACCTGTTTGACCAGGAGGGGATCTCGCTGCGCAGCCACACCGAGGAGGTGGCCGCCGAACTGAAGGCCGACCTGCAAGAGCGGCTGGCCGTGGCCGGCGTTGAAGTGCTCGAGGCGCGCCTGACCCACCTCGCCTACGCCGCCGAGATCGCCGGGGCCATGCTGCAGCGCCAGCAGGCCAAGGCCATCGTCGCCGCGCGGGAGAAGATCGTCGAGGGCGCCGTGGGCATGGTGCAGATGGCCCTCGAAAAGCTGGAGCGGGAGGGGATCATCGCCCTGGACGAAGAGAAAAAGGCCACCATGGTCAACAACCTGATGGTGGCCATCGTGGCGGAGCGGCCGGCCCAGCCGGTGATCCACACCGGCACCATCTATTGA
- a CDS encoding RluA family pseudouridine synthase, with product MDGKPAKRHNKWMTFTVPADWDGRTVRTVLKEHLLLSNRMINRLTRMRGIRLNGRMPWLERPVRAGDRLAVAIRPWETPDLTPEPVPFGLVYEDEDLLVVDKPAGINVHPVRRHERGTLAHGIAYHWQQQGVEARVRPVHRLDRDTSGLLLVAKHAYAHQLLDRALREKRIRRVYLAVVHGRLAEGTGIIDAPIAREPGHPLRRRVDEHGEPAVTRYRVLAQTDDASFVEAELETGRTHQIRVHFAHLGHPLFGDRLYGGATDRIARQALHAARLAFTHPLTGAAMAFSSPLPEDLKDLVKALGLSVPDDALGLDAPANVPEPGAPT from the coding sequence ATGGACGGCAAACCGGCCAAACGGCACAACAAGTGGATGACGTTCACCGTGCCGGCCGACTGGGACGGCCGAACGGTGCGCACCGTCCTCAAGGAACACCTGCTTTTGTCCAATCGGATGATCAACCGCCTGACGCGGATGCGCGGCATTCGGCTCAACGGGCGGATGCCGTGGCTCGAACGCCCGGTGCGCGCCGGCGACCGGCTGGCCGTGGCCATCCGTCCCTGGGAGACACCGGACCTTACGCCGGAGCCGGTGCCCTTTGGCCTCGTCTACGAAGACGAGGACCTGCTCGTCGTCGACAAGCCGGCGGGGATCAACGTGCACCCGGTGCGCCGCCATGAGCGGGGCACCCTCGCCCACGGCATCGCCTACCACTGGCAGCAGCAGGGCGTGGAGGCCCGCGTGCGCCCGGTGCACCGCCTCGACCGCGACACCTCGGGCCTGCTTCTCGTGGCCAAACACGCCTACGCCCACCAGCTTCTCGACCGCGCCCTGCGCGAAAAGCGCATCCGCCGCGTCTACCTGGCCGTGGTGCACGGCCGCCTGGCCGAGGGCACGGGCATCATCGACGCGCCCATCGCGCGAGAGCCGGGCCATCCGCTGCGCCGCCGCGTCGACGAGCACGGCGAGCCGGCCGTCACGCGCTACCGCGTGCTTGCGCAAACCGACGACGCGTCGTTTGTCGAGGCGGAATTGGAGACGGGGCGGACGCACCAGATCCGCGTCCACTTCGCCCACCTCGGCCACCCGCTGTTCGGCGACCGGCTGTACGGCGGCGCCACCGATCGCATCGCCCGGCAGGCCCTGCACGCCGCCCGGCTGGCCTTCACCCACCCGCTGACCGGCGCGGCGATGGCCTTTTCGTCGCCCCTGCCGGAGGACCTAAAGGACCTGGTAAAAGCGCTGGGTCTCTCGGTGCCCGATGACGCCCTCGGATTGGACGCGCCGGCCAACGTTCCCGAACCCGGCGCGCCCACCTGA